From a region of the Octopus sinensis linkage group LG18, ASM634580v1, whole genome shotgun sequence genome:
- the LOC115221472 gene encoding uncharacterized protein LOC115221472: MGMAEDEPLFRLDEDIIDSGKPCKIPVPRRADGKLGFSIIIQKCSSGNIAKVTQVKDTCLSRELTKYHYITKIDEIDIRHLKTPMEVESVLSLSSGTVVLLEAYRSLCHDSNDNIQRMSLNSSVCSSSNSSSTNSMNSLLLDADGSSHCQPVPRPVATDTVSLKDAVFKNPDSIQWDAKPKTVILKRSSSGKFGFVYEVLLSSLVPKNSVNTSMYFLITKLSNDAARKLKVGDLILSLNGIACQDLSVKKVIDQKIETESELRLIIQRPVKFKHRNNPCVEQKRICPIKRVFLCGPAAMVYYNFLVNRLKSNRHKTSQNYPMPETNLNNDTAAFKASCVWTQRGTFFVESWSKRSWFYHLDVKHLIALELLASSDESFFHHCMKLTFTKNSIFFIMLDCQLSSVTQGSKQAELRMLKRYIHTIQSCVGKEVQIKVKCVCQDNSEQCRNQHNYFIDKIMVEPIVIPSNSDQNSDTFVNSVFELAKQKEISMSYHAAYALHKLYHLGLCKSIATDFFKTVHKVFDKISQQDLHQTVREMSSFKYYIGVNSRKSALLPQGNSLYVNIEYVLNSMSQLAYQPISLVSRSHTFSQYHKIPNGIVDQQVLVDNLYPSDVFSHSVLALLESHNVILSLKESGQYACTKYYIPCLQHSYQMEVQNPLMHNVFSLYIQFCSSAQHTDFLRLVISFGNLYGWELPQEIQLSQCNIMVGTHMVHFQYQWQTQQVKITSEITTQSNEETLFHIFQQLHQVCVAVFPYSFFKYYGRCHNPQCIYCCHSQRKHESPIFCTHLINETQVKQIGKVIDVEKMSVLELNSKILFHICLELNSNPSLNWKMLAGHLNCDLSLVGRYESSQDPCINVLVDWNNTSLNSTAINFRKILHDMKRYDLAKLVEEELDKLRREQSSDC, encoded by the exons ATGGGCATGGCAGAAGACGAACCGCTTTTTAGGCTGGATGAGGACATTATTGATTCTGGTAAACCTTGTAAGATTCCTGTTCCACGAAGGGCTGATGGCAAATTGGGTTTCAGCATAATTATTCAA AAATGTTCCAGTGGAAACATCGCCAAGGTGACGCAGGTGAAAGACACCTGCTTGTCACGAGAGTTGACCAAATACCACTACATCACAAAAATCGACGAAATTGACATCCGTCACTTGAAGACTCCAATGGAGGTTGAGAGTGTGCTGAGTCTGTCGTCCGGCACCGTTGTCCTCTTGGAGGCGTACCGATCTCTCTGTCATGATTCCAATGATAATATTCAGAGGATGAGTTTGAACTCGAGTgtgtgcagcagcagcaacagcagcagcacaaacAGCATGAATTCTCTGCTGCTGGATGCTGATGGTAGCAGTCATTGTCAACCGGTGCCAAGACCCGTCGCCACTGATACAGTCTCACTGAAAGATGCTGTCTTCAAGAATCCGGATAGCATCCAGTGGGATGCCAAACCAAAAACTGTGATATTGAAGAGATCCAGTAGCGGCAAATTTGGATTTGTCTATGAAGTCCTTCTTTCCTCG ttGGTTCCTAAAAACTCGGTGAACACTTCTATG TATTTTCTTATAACCAAGCTATCAAATGATGCCGCCAGGAAGCTAAAAGTTGGTGACCTCATTCTCTCTTTAAATGGTATTGCTTGTCAAGACCTAAGTgtg AAAAAAGTTATTGACCAGAAAATAGAAACCGAATCAGAGCTACGACTAATTATTCAAAGACCCGTCAAATTCAAACATAGAAACAATCCGTGTGTTGAACAGAAGAGGATTTGTCCAATAAAAAGGGTGTTCTTGTGTGGCCCTGCTGCCATGGTGTATTACAACTTCCTGGTGAACAGACTGAAGTCGAACCGTCACAAAACGTCTCAGAATTATCCAATGCCAGAAACAAATCTCAATAATGATACAGCTGCTTTCAAAGCTTCCTGTGTGTGGACCCAGAGAGGGACATTTTTTGTTGAGTCCTGGAGTAAACGATCCTGGTTTTACCATTTGGACGTGAAGCATCTGATAGCGCTTGAGCTACTGGCTTCATCAGACGAGTCTTTCTTTCATCATTGCATGAAACTCACTTTTACTAAAAACAGCATTTTCTTCATCATGCTGGACTGTCAGCTGTCTAGCGTTACGCAAGGATCCAAGCAAGCGGAACTGCGAATGCTGAAGAGATACATCCATACGATTCAGTCTTGCGTTGGAAAAGAGGTACAAATTAAAGTGAAATGTGTCTGTCAGGATAACAGTGAACAATGTCGCAATCAACACAATTACTTCATTGACAAAATAATGGTGGAACCCATTGTTATTCCTTCAAATTCTGACCAAAACAGTGACACATTTGTCAATTCTGTCTTTGAACTCGCTAAACAAAAGGAAATTTCAATGAGTTACCATGCGGCTTATGCGCTGCACAAGCTCTACCATCTTGGTCTCTGCAAAAGTATTGCAACTGACTTTTTCAAAACTGTTCACAAAGTCTTTGATAAAATTTCTCAGCAGGATCTTCATCAAACGGTGCGTGAAATGAGTTCCTTCAAATATTATATTGGAG taaattccAGAAAATCTGCTCTTTTACCACAAGGAAATAGTTTATATGTAAACATTGAGTACGTTTTAAACTCCATGTCTCAGCTTGCATATCAACCAATTTCTTTAGTGAGCAGAAGTCACACTTTCTCTCAATACCATAAAATACCCAACGGAATAGTGGACCAACAGGTTCTGGTCGACAACTTGTATCCCAGTGATGTCTTCAGCCATTCAGTCCTTGCGTTACTCGAGAGCCACAATGTGATATTAAGCTTAAAGGAGTCGGGCCAGTACGCCTGCACCAAATACTACATCCCTTGTTTGCAGCACAGTTACCAAATGGAAGTGCAGAACCCGTTGATGCATAATGTTTTCTCACTCTACATTCAGTTCTGCAGCAGTGCACAGCACACGGACTTTCTCAGGCTGGTCATTTCCTTTGGAAATTTATACGGTTGGGAATTACCTCAAGAGATCCAATTATCCCAGTGCAACATCATGGTCGGAACACATATGGTTCACTTCCAATACCAGTGGCAGACCCAGCAGGTCAAAATCACCTCAGA AATCACAACTCAGTCCAATGAAGAAACTCTATTTCACATATTCCAACAACTTCATCAAGTCTGCGTGGCTGTATTCCCATACAGCTTCTTCAAGTATTACGGACGATGCCACAACCCACAGTGCATCTACTGTTGCCATTCTCAGAGGAAACATGAATCTCCAATCTTTTGCACACATCTCATCAATGAAACCCAAGTGAAGCAAATC GGTAAAGTGATCGATGTTGAAAAAATGTCTGTACTTGAGTTGAATTCCAAAATTCTCTTTCACATCTGTCTGGAACTAAATTCTAACCCAAGTCTCAACTGGAAAATGCTGGCTG